In Candidatus Omnitrophota bacterium, a single window of DNA contains:
- a CDS encoding inositol monophosphatase encodes MDYFSVVKEVVLHAGKVHRKYFQRNFTVKAKGKSYDLLTIADTEAEEVMVSFIRKHFPKHNFLCEENIYRKNNSEFTWVIDPLDGTNNFASGLPIFCASAALVYRNEILVSAVYDTTRDELFSAQKGEGAWLNKKRIYVNKAKELKEALLITGFYYSRGKEMVETLETIKRFHFAKIIGIRRLGAAALDLCYVASGRAAGFWEFELNPWDYMGGKLIVEEAGGRVTGKYGEDIPLKKKYFVVASNGLIHQTILAIINKD; translated from the coding sequence ATGGACTATTTTTCGGTGGTAAAAGAGGTAGTTTTGCACGCCGGTAAAGTTCACAGGAAATATTTTCAAAGAAATTTTACCGTAAAGGCTAAAGGAAAATCCTATGACCTGCTTACCATTGCGGATACTGAAGCGGAGGAAGTAATGGTTTCTTTTATAAGGAAACATTTCCCCAAGCATAACTTTTTGTGTGAAGAGAATATCTATCGGAAAAATAATTCTGAATTTACTTGGGTAATTGACCCTCTTGATGGCACAAACAATTTTGCCTCTGGCCTTCCAATTTTCTGTGCCTCGGCGGCATTGGTATACAGAAATGAAATTCTTGTTTCGGCAGTTTATGATACAACCCGTGATGAGCTTTTCTCGGCTCAGAAGGGCGAAGGCGCCTGGTTGAATAAGAAAAGAATTTATGTGAATAAGGCAAAAGAACTAAAAGAAGCATTATTGATTACCGGCTTTTATTATAGCCGGGGTAAAGAAATGGTAGAAACCTTGGAAACAATTAAAAGATTCCATTTTGCTAAGATTATTGGCATAAGACGGCTGGGTGCAGCCGCTTTAGATTTATGTTATGTAGCCAGTGGAAGAGCAGCGGGTTTTTGGGAGTTTGAGTTAAATCCCTGGGATTATATGGGAGGGAAATTAATTGTTGAGGAAGCAGGGGGGAGAGTGACAGGAAAATATGGGGAAGACATTCCTTTGAAGAAGAAATATTTTGTTGTTGCCTCCAATGGCCTGATCCATCAGACAATACTTGCAATAATTAATAAGGATTAG